TTCTCTCTAGATATGGATACATCAATCCACCCACAAGGGAGTGACGGGCATGGCGGGAAAGCAGGTTCTTCTTCTCGGCCTGGGAAAGCAGGGACGGGCAGCCCTCTGGGATCTCTCGCGGGACCCGAGCATCGAGACCCTTCGGATATGCGACCCTTCCCCGGAAACCGCCGAGGTGGCCTCTCGCTACGGCGGGGGAAAGGAGACGATCCTTCCCCTCTCCGCAGAGGACCCGAAGGGTCTTCTGCGGGAGATGGAACGGGCGGACGGGGTCCTGGAGACTCTCCCGGGGCGGTTGGCCCTCCCCGTGGCCCGTCTGGCCGCCCGGGCAGGGGTCCCCACGGTCAGCACCATGTACCTGGCCGATCCGGGGGAGCGGGACCCGCAGCGGCGTCTGGCCCAGCAGGAGGAGCTGATCGCCCTGGACGAGGAAGCCCGGCGGACCGGGGCCATTCTGCTCCCGGAGTGCGGCATGGACCCGGGGCTGGACCTGGTGCTCTGCAAGGAGGCCCTTCGGGGGTTCGAGACGGTGGAGTCCCTGGTCTCCTACGGGGCGGGGTTTCCCGAGGCCGCCGCGGCGGACAACCCCCTGGGCTATCGGTTCACCTGGTCCATCCCGGGGGTGATGCGCTCCTACCTGCGTCCCGCCCTGGTGATCCGGGGAGGGAAAGCCTGCCCCATCCCGGCGGAGGCGGTCTTCGCCCCGGAAAACACCAGACCCCGGCACGAGGAGGAGGACAAACGGCCATGAGTAACCTCGCACCATCTGAACTGCGACCCCTAGCACACATCGGGGTCCTCTGCTGGGAGGCGGGCAAGGTGCCCCGGGGGCTGGTGCAGCTGGAAGCCCTGCGGGGGAACAGCACCAACCCCCTCACCTATCCCTTCCCCGTGGCGTTCCGGCGGGTGGAGGGGGCCTGCTGGGACACCATCCTGGAGCACCCGGACCCGGAGGTGCACCGAAGGATGGTGGAGGCGGGGCGGGAACTGGTGGCCTCCGGGATCCGGGGGGTGACCACCAGCTGCGGCTTCAACATCCTGCTTCAACAAAGGCTGGCGGAGGCTCTGGGGGTGCCGGTCTTCACCTCCAGCCTCCTCCAGGTCCCCTGGGTGGCCCGTCTTCTGGGCCCCCGGGCCCGGATCGGCGTCCTCACCGCCAAGGAGGACGCCCTGACGGAGGAACACCTGCGCTGCGCCGGCATCGACCCGGCGTCGACCCACATCCGGGGCCTCGACGCCTGCCCCCAGTGGAGCCGGATCTTCCGTTTCCCGGAGGAGCCGGTGGATCTGGAGGCGATCCGAAAGGAGGTGGTGAACACCGCCCTCGACGCCCTCAAGACCGCCCCGGACATAGGCGCCTTCGTCCTGGAGTGCACCGACCTGCCCCCCTTCGCGGAGGCGATCCGACGCGCCACGGGAAGGCCGGTCTTCGACTTCGTCACCCTGGTGGGATGGGTCCATTCCGCCTTGGGCATCCAAACCCCCGATCCGGTGGGGGGAACACGTACATTCGGCCATGGGAGGCATGGATCATGAAGAGCATTCTGGTTCTCGGAGCGGGACGGGTGGCCCGCCCCTGCGTGCAGTATCTGTTGGGAAAGGGACATGCCGTCACGGCGGTGGATCTGGCCCAGAAGAACCTGGACCAGGTCCTGGGAGGGCACCCCCAGGGTACGGGGCTGCTCGGCGACGCGGGACGGGAGGCCGCCGCCCTGGTGGCGACACGGCATTCGGATCTGGTGGTCTGCCTGCTCCCTCCCCGGTTCATGGGCCCGGTGGCCCGAATCTGCCTGGAGGCTCGGGTCCCCTTGGTGCACCCCGCCTACCTGGACGAGGAACAGCGATCCCTGAGCGCGGGCTTCGAGGCGGCGGGGGTGACGATGCTGCCGGAGCTGGGGCTGGACCCGGGGATCGACCACATGTCCGCCGCCCGAACGGTGCGGCGCATCCGAAGCCTGGGGGGCCGGGTGCGGTCCTTCCGCTCCCTCTGCGGGGCCCTGCCCGCGGCGGAGGCCAACACCAACCCCTGGGGGTACAAGCTCTCCTGGGCCCCGGAAAGCCTCATCGGGGCCAGCCTGCGCAGCGCCGCCATCCTGGAGGGGGGACTGGCGGTGCACCGTCCCGACGGGACGACCTACCGCCACCCGGAGCTGGAGGAGATCGAGGGCCTGGGGTGGTTCGAGGTGTACGCCAACGGCGATTCCCTCCCCTACCGGGAGGCCTACGGCATCCCGGAGGTTCGGGATCTCTACCGGGGGACCCTGCGCTATCTGGGCTGGTGCGAGACCATCTGCGCCATGAACCGCCTTCGGCTGGTGAGCGGCGAACCGGAAGACCTGGGGGGGATCCCCCTGCGGGACCTCCTGGCCCGCCGCCTGGGATGCGGGAGCGACCAGGTGGAGGGGGCCTTCTGTGCCGCCCTGGGCCTGGAACGGCACTCCGCGGTGTTCCTGCGCTTCGCCTGGTTGGACTTCTTCTCCCGCCGGCCCATCCCGACCTCCTGCGCCACCCCGCAGGACGTGGTGTCCTGGCTCTTCGGGGAAAAGCTGGTCTACACCCCGGAGGAGCGGGATCTGGTGGTGCTGCGGGACCAGTTCCTGGTGGAGGTCCCGGGAAGCGCCAAACTGCTGCGCCTGCGCTCCACCCTGGTGGACTTCGGGGAGCCGGGAGGGGACAGCTCCGTGGCCCGCACCACCGGTCTGCCCCCGGCCATCGGCGCCCACCTGATCCTGGAGGGGCGCATCCGCACCCCGGGCATCCACACCCCCGTGCTCCCGGAGATCTACGAGCCCATCCTGGAGGAGCTGGCAGCCCAGGGGGTGGCCCTACGGGAGGAGGAGACGGAAGTCTAGCTCCTCTCCCACACGCAAGAGGGGGCGGCCACCAGGCCGCCCCCTTTCGCGTCGCCCCGTGGGGTGTTCCTCCCCTTCAGCTCCGGTCCCGCAGGAGGGGCAGGGAAGAGCAGTGCAGCCCCCCGCCGTGCTTGCGGCACTCCTCGTAAGGGGTGGTCAGCACCGTGCAGCCTCGCTTCGTCAGCAGCTCCGCCGTCCAGACCGCCGAGGCGTCCAGGATCACCTTCCCCGGGGCCACGGCCAGACAGTTGATGGCCGCTCCCCCGTCGTCCCGGAAATCCACGGGAATCGCCTCGATGCCCAGCTCCGCCAGTTTTTCCAGGAACCAGAAGGGCAGCCGCTCCACCTGCACCAGGGCCTTGTCCCGGTCCACCATCAGAAGGGCCCCGTCGAT
The sequence above is drawn from the Aminomonas paucivorans DSM 12260 genome and encodes:
- a CDS encoding saccharopine dehydrogenase family protein, with protein sequence MAGKQVLLLGLGKQGRAALWDLSRDPSIETLRICDPSPETAEVASRYGGGKETILPLSAEDPKGLLREMERADGVLETLPGRLALPVARLAARAGVPTVSTMYLADPGERDPQRRLAQQEELIALDEEARRTGAILLPECGMDPGLDLVLCKEALRGFETVESLVSYGAGFPEAAAADNPLGYRFTWSIPGVMRSYLRPALVIRGGKACPIPAEAVFAPENTRPRHEEEDKRP
- a CDS encoding aspartate/glutamate racemase family protein: MSNLAPSELRPLAHIGVLCWEAGKVPRGLVQLEALRGNSTNPLTYPFPVAFRRVEGACWDTILEHPDPEVHRRMVEAGRELVASGIRGVTTSCGFNILLQQRLAEALGVPVFTSSLLQVPWVARLLGPRARIGVLTAKEDALTEEHLRCAGIDPASTHIRGLDACPQWSRIFRFPEEPVDLEAIRKEVVNTALDALKTAPDIGAFVLECTDLPPFAEAIRRATGRPVFDFVTLVGWVHSALGIQTPDPVGGTRTFGHGRHGS
- a CDS encoding saccharopine dehydrogenase C-terminal domain-containing protein → MKSILVLGAGRVARPCVQYLLGKGHAVTAVDLAQKNLDQVLGGHPQGTGLLGDAGREAAALVATRHSDLVVCLLPPRFMGPVARICLEARVPLVHPAYLDEEQRSLSAGFEAAGVTMLPELGLDPGIDHMSAARTVRRIRSLGGRVRSFRSLCGALPAAEANTNPWGYKLSWAPESLIGASLRSAAILEGGLAVHRPDGTTYRHPELEEIEGLGWFEVYANGDSLPYREAYGIPEVRDLYRGTLRYLGWCETICAMNRLRLVSGEPEDLGGIPLRDLLARRLGCGSDQVEGAFCAALGLERHSAVFLRFAWLDFFSRRPIPTSCATPQDVVSWLFGEKLVYTPEERDLVVLRDQFLVEVPGSAKLLRLRSTLVDFGEPGGDSSVARTTGLPPAIGAHLILEGRIRTPGIHTPVLPEIYEPILEELAAQGVALREEETEV